TTCGTTATCAGGCTTCAATGGAAGAACTGAATTATACACAGGCTCGAAATCTTGATAAAAATCAGATGGTTAGGCTGGCCGATTGTACTTGGATTGAAAGGAGTGAAGATATTCTTCTGACAGGACCCACTGGTATTGGTAAAAGTTTCATAGGAACCGCTCTAGGATTTCAGGCATGCCAGTATGGACACACTGTTGGTTACCAT
This region of Oceanispirochaeta sp. M1 genomic DNA includes:
- a CDS encoding ATP-binding protein, translating into MNSTQETITKLAHMKLFGMAKAYQALLETGKRMDLTIDEAISHLVDNEWDDKHNRRLERLIKAARFRYQASMEELNYTQARNLDKNQMVRLADCTWIERSEDILLTGPTGIGKSFIGTALGFQACQYGHTVGYH